The following coding sequences are from one Psychrobacter sp. AH5 window:
- a CDS encoding BLUF domain-containing protein, whose product MAQSLSDAHILVSMTYASRANPDVSAKDFNEILQQANENNAANGITGMLIFNKNYFLQTIEGPRAQINRLLYSLIADTRHHDLQIIETRELKHRDWAKWSMNYASPTPANAAIYLKYSTTLDFNPYLLSAEAANNLMHELSTQKSS is encoded by the coding sequence GCGCACATTTTAGTTAGTATGACCTATGCTAGCCGTGCAAACCCAGATGTCTCCGCTAAAGACTTTAATGAGATTTTGCAGCAGGCTAATGAGAATAATGCGGCTAATGGCATTACAGGGATGCTAATTTTCAATAAAAATTACTTTTTGCAAACTATCGAAGGGCCAAGAGCACAGATTAACCGCTTGTTATACAGTTTGATAGCAGATACGCGTCATCATGATCTGCAAATCATTGAAACTCGCGAATTAAAGCATAGAGACTGGGCTAAGTGGTCGATGAACTATGCCTCGCCAACACCTGCCAATGCTGCTATTTATCTTAAGTATTCAACGACCCTTGATTTTAATCCATACCTGTTAAGTGCTGAAGCGGCAAATAACTTAATGCATGAGCTTAGTACCCAAAAGAGTAGCTAA
- a CDS encoding neutral zinc metallopeptidase, which translates to MKWRGRRGSTNVRTSSGGGKMIGGGIGGIIIAGILWLVFGVNPMTALQTGQMVTQGSSSNSTEVATSSDRDTQFVQVVLADTEEVWGQIFSEGGETYKEPELILFSGQINSACGSATAASGPFYCPGDQTIYLDTSFFREMRQNLGISGDQQGSGEQENQGKAGDFAQAYVIAHEVGHHVQTLLGISQQVNQARRQVSQAQANQLSVLQELQADCFAGVWANRNQQRVQFLEAGDIDEAINAAGQIGDDRLAQASGRTVTPDSFTHGTSQQRINWFTRGLESGKVQACDTFSGAL; encoded by the coding sequence ATGAAATGGCGAGGTAGAAGAGGCAGCACCAACGTACGTACTAGCAGCGGCGGTGGTAAAATGATCGGTGGCGGTATTGGTGGCATTATTATAGCGGGTATTTTGTGGCTAGTGTTTGGCGTCAATCCAATGACGGCCTTACAAACGGGGCAAATGGTAACACAAGGCAGTAGTAGTAACTCTACCGAAGTCGCCACTAGCAGTGATCGCGATACTCAGTTTGTGCAAGTGGTATTGGCAGATACCGAAGAGGTATGGGGACAGATCTTTAGCGAAGGAGGCGAAACATATAAGGAGCCAGAGCTTATACTTTTCAGTGGTCAAATTAACTCAGCTTGTGGTAGTGCTACTGCAGCAAGTGGTCCTTTTTATTGTCCAGGCGATCAGACTATTTACCTTGATACTAGTTTTTTTCGAGAAATGCGCCAAAATTTGGGAATAAGTGGCGATCAGCAAGGCTCAGGTGAGCAAGAGAACCAAGGTAAGGCAGGCGATTTTGCGCAAGCTTACGTTATCGCTCATGAGGTCGGTCATCATGTGCAAACGCTATTAGGAATAAGCCAACAGGTCAATCAAGCTCGTCGTCAAGTCAGTCAAGCACAAGCTAACCAGTTATCGGTATTACAAGAGCTACAAGCAGACTGCTTTGCTGGAGTATGGGCTAACCGTAATCAACAACGAGTTCAGTTTTTGGAGGCTGGAGATATTGATGAAGCTATCAATGCGGCCGGACAAATTGGCGATGATCGTCTCGCTCAAGCAAGTGGCCGTACAGTAACCCCAGATAGCTTTACCCATGGTACGAGTCAACAACGAATTAACTGGTTCACCCGCGGGTTAGAAAGCGGCAAGGTACAGGCTTGCGATACTTTTAGCGGGGCATTGTAG